The genome window TTTCTTTAAGCGGCTAAGATGAACGGAACTAATATTAAGATAAGAAGCAATATAATGTTGTGGGATGCGCTGCAATATTTTTGGAAATTTTGCATTCATTGCATTGTATCTTTCTATGGGAGTCTGGGTATAAATTGCTTTTATTTTATCACTAACAATAAAAAAATAGTCTTCAGCAATTAGTCTGCCAAGTTTTTCACCATTTCTTACTTTTTTATAAAAATCCTCCAGTTTTTCAAGAGTAATCTTCATTACAATTGTATCCTCCAGAGCTTGAATAGCAAAACTTGAAGGAATATCTTTTAGAAAGCTTTCATAATCAGCTGCAAAAGTATTTTCAATCGAAAAATGAAATGTTTTCTCTTCTCCTTTGTAATTCACAAAATAAATTCGAAGCAATCCGCTAATAACAAAATAGACATTCCTACATGTCGAACCCTGAAGAAGAAGAACATCTTTTTTATTGATATAT of Flavobacterium marginilacus contains these proteins:
- a CDS encoding Crp/Fnr family transcriptional regulator, with the translated sequence MKFQQYFSTKTVRKIDVTNNIDTIRRLILKYIEIDDLEWLYCSSLFSIEYINKKDVLLLQGSTCRNVYFVISGLLRIYFVNYKGEEKTFHFSIENTFAADYESFLKDIPSSFAIQALEDTIVMKITLEKLEDFYKKVRNGEKLGRLIAEDYFFIVSDKIKAIYTQTPIERYNAMNAKFPKILQRIPQHYIASYLNISSVHLSRLKKYAAEE